One Delphinus delphis chromosome 16, mDelDel1.2, whole genome shotgun sequence genomic window, tcccgttgcggagcacaggctccggatgcgcaggcttagaggccatggctcacgggcccagccgctccgcggcatgtggggtcttcccggaccggggcacgaacccgcgtcccctgcatcggcaggcggactctcaaccactgcgccaccagggaagccccatccttttCTGAGAGTCCTTCTCCGGCTTCTCTCCTGGAAGCTTTTCGACTTTGCTGGCTGTTCTCTCCCTGGCTCCCTGGCTGCTCCGTCTGCCAGCTCAGCCCAGGGGCCGCCCTCCGCCCCCTTTCCCCTCATTCCCACCGCCTACATCGCGTCCCCGCTGGGGGACCTGCGCTCCGTCTGAGCCTCGGCCCCCATCCGCCTGCTCAGGACCCCCTCCGATTCCACGTTCTCTTCTCGGCCCCGAATTAAGGGTCCAGCTGCTGCCTTCTTGGTGGCTCCAGGGGCATCTCACACCCGAGGCGTCAAGCACCCTTTCCCCATCCTTTGGCGGCCTTCTGCTGGAGGACGGCATGACCAGCCAGCCGCTCCCAGCCCCTGAGGACGCAGACTCCTCTTTGCCTGCCAGCATCCTCGCGGTGTCCGTCGCCCGCTCCCCTGTCCATCTCGCCCTGTGCCGCTGGGCTCTCTGCACTGTGGTCTGATCGGTATGCAGTTCACAGGTGCCCGGTGACTCTGAGCACCGGCCAGGTGTGGTGGGCGCCATTCTGGTCTTTCCCACCACTCCGCCCCTGCCATCACTGTGGGTTACCCTCCCCTCCCCGGACTCTGCTATCTTTTCCTAGCTGTCCTTTCTGTCCCCACCACTCTGATCTAACCTGTCCTTCACGTTCGTTGCTAGAGACCTCATTCCCGAAATGAAAATAGGACCACATCATTTTTCAGCCTAAAATCCTTCAGTGATTCTTcttcattttcaggaaaaaataaaacttctgagTTTGGCACAGAAAGTCTTTTCTCCCCGCTGCTACCCGCCAGCCCCTCCCCGTGCGTTCATCTCTAGGCTCTCTGTGTGCCTGTCATCTTGAACTATGtatattctttcttctgtccAGGCCGTTGAACAGGCCAGTCCCTCTTTCTGGAATTCACTTTCCTAACCTCTTCGTGGCTGGCTTTACCTTGTCCTTTGAACCAAATCATTATTGTCTTCTCTGGGCAGGCTCCCCACGTGGgttagaggaagagaaggaagggaaatgaATCGATGAAGATgatttaggttgttcccatctCTCTCAGTGTTGTGACTACACCAGCCTCGGTCCCCCTTCTACTCTCTGTTGTCTTGGTCCTGATGggctctttcctcttctcctacATCCAGGGAAGAGAAGCGGACAAGGTGTGGACACATCACTCAGAGGAGTGTGTGTGAGTGATGGGTGGATCTGGGTTCTCATGATACAGTGGAGGGCTGGCATCTCACCTCATCCCCAGGCAGCACAGGGCTGGGTTTATGGATGTGGCGCACGGGGGTGCGAAGCACTGAGCCCCAGGGTCGGACGCAGGCTGTCTGCTCCCTAAAATGcttaataataaatgaaacaatttgGTAGATCAGGGTCATTGCAGAAGACAGAAATGACGGTGATCTGTCAGGGTTCACACGTGTGCATTTTGTGTGAGGACCTCTACTTCCACGGGGACGTGGATGTCTGCAGGGAAGGATCCACTAAAGGGGTGAGGGACCCGGGTGTGTCCTAAAAGTGATGGGGTTTGGGAATAACAAGCTGGAAAATCATCACCTAGAGCCAAATTCTGGAGCCTCGGAAACGAGGGGTTTCCCACAGATGTGAGCAAGGGGGTCTGTGAAGTGGAGCCTGGATGCACAAGGAGCTCTTATTCGCACATAAGTTTAGTCTGAGATGAAACGCAGGTTCACTAGGGGTTTACACAAAGAATACAACCTTTACAAGCTCATAAAgtacttataaaaataatgaatggaaAGTCGCTAAGCGTAAAAGGGAAATAGTTACGTTTTGGACTGTGTTCTTAGTATCTGAGTTCACCTCAGGCGGGCAGTCTATTCCCCACTGGAGTTTCCCCAGCCCTGCTGAGAGCCCCTGTGTAGACCAGGGGCCCTGGTTCACGTCAAGAACAAGAGCCCCCTTCCCAGATGCTCACACTGGGGGCgcccagctgtgtgtgtgtgtgtgtgtgtgtgtgtgtgtgtgtgtgtgtgtgtgtgtgtgtgtgtgtgtgtgtgtgtgtgtgtgtagctatgGAAACCCTCCCTATTGTGATGGAGGGCTTTTGAAACTAAGGAGCGTTTTCCATAATCATGGAGCTTCACAAAGAAATGCAGTCCTGGAGCTCCAGTTGAGTAATTTGAAGACGAACCTTTTGCAGCTGTTGAATGATTGTCACAGGTCCAGATCTGACCCTGAAGCAAGACGATAAGATGATTGGACTTATCCTGGGGAAAGCCATTAGGCCGAGTTGCTTTCTAGCTTTTAGTATTTAATTAAGATGCTTAATCTCAGAATGCGAGTGATAGTTGTTACTTTTGAATAGGCTTGGTTCAATCTTGGTGTATTTATTGTTGATGTTAAAATGGGATAGACTGAAAATTATTATACTAACGTGTTTCTGTTCTTCCGTTTTAAGTGAAACTTGTGAATTGAGCTATAAGTCAAAAAGTTACTGACTTTATTAAGCATTATGAATTTTTCATCCcaaatatttaaatcatatgtAATTATATGTAAACCGGAATTTAAAGCATTCATCTTGTTCTATCTCCTTTTCCAAAAAGCACTGCCAGtgaaagacataaaagaaaaacctgaacgacAGATCAGGACCAGAGAGCCTGACAAATTACCCAGCAGTACCGAACCTCAGCCACCACCAAGTGCCTTACCTGCCAGAGGAAGCAGGAGAGCGGTCAAGAGTCCTCAAAGGTCATCAACTAAAATAAAAGAACCTAAGCACCCGTTCGCCCTTTATGGGTGGGGAGAAAAGCAGATGGATACAGGGAGCCAGAAAACTCACAACGTCTGTGCTTCTGCCCCCGTGCATGAGGTGGGTGCCAGCGGGCTTCTCTGCTTTCCCCCTGCAGGATGGGGGATGGCCTCGCTTCTGTCATTGGCTGTCATACCCTGTGGTCACTGTGATGCTTTGGGACATGGTAGGTCTTAGGTGGCCCAAGGAAAGCCTAGAACTAGGCATCTGATTTGCACACAGGACGCAGGATGTTAGCTGCCTGGAGGTCAGGGGGTTTTGCTGGTAACCTGGAAGGGTTTACCGACACCGAGCCAGGCGGAGAAGTGCCAGGACTTGGGGCTCTCAAGTTCTTGGGGGGCCAGGAGGGGCAGCCGAGGGGCATGGGCCCTGCTCCATCAGCCTTGATAACTGGTACCCATCCCCTTGACCCCTTTGTTACTGTCTGTCTGTTAGATCACATCTCCTGCATTCTCGACATCTCTCTAGACTCTCGTTTTCTCTTTGGATTAAATTAGAGTGGTTGCGTTTCCCCTGCTCATCCATCCCCCGGAGGTCTGGTTCTCCTCGGACTCAGCCCTGGAGTGTCCCTGTGCGAAGGCCTGAGGACACGGCAGACGAGGGGGCCTCACGCTTGGAGCCACAAAGCAATGACTGTGTTAGCACTAACACCGTCACTCCGGCCCAAAGCAAAGAGGGAATGAAAAGAAGCAGAAAGCTCAGGCTGTTTGAATTCTGGTTAAATACCAGGATCCAGTGTTCACCGAACAGACTTCTGAGCCCTAGCAGGTGGTGCTGTTTAGAGTGATATTTGAGACAACAGAGCTGTCCTCTGGCAACCCGGTGGGATTAAGTTGAACAGGGTTCATTAAACGTCTTAGCTGGTAAAATCCTTTGAGATTTGTTAGTATTTTGCTGTaagacattatttattttgtaagtacttattttttaatttattatttggctgcattgggtcttcgctgctgcgtgcgggctttctccagttggggcgagtgggggctactctttgttgcagtgtgcgggcttctcattgcagtggcttctcttgtcgtggagcacgggctctaggcacgcgggcgtcagtagttgcggtgcatgggctcagtagctgtggctcacaggctctagagcgcaggctcagtagttgtggttcatgggcttcgctgctccgcggcatgtgggatcttcccagaccagggctcgaacccgtgtcccctgcattggcaggtggattcttaaccactgcgccaccagggaagtccctgtaaaacatttaaattccTTCAATGGAATACTGATCCATGCTTAATGCTAAGGAGTTCCAGTAATATTCCAGAGCCAGTTTCTCGAGGCACCTGCAGATTAGTTGCTTACCATTTATATCTGAAATTTAGTCCGGTGGTCATTTTCTGTTGCCTAGTTTCTTTATTGCTGACGATGGGTAAGACAGAATCCAGGGCAGTGGCTCTTCTGGAGAAGCCTTTATACACAGAACTCTTGAACATGGTGAGTCTGGCTTGCCTCTGCCCTGCTCCAGGTGACGTGGGGGAAGCTTCATTGTAAATGTTCTGGAAAATTAGCGCCAGAGCCACCTGAGTGAGTGTCCGTTTATTCTGACTCCCTTAGATTCATGAATCGGCGTTGCGAGCCAAGAGCAGAAGGCAGGTGGAGAAGAGGCGGCTGGCGGCTCAGAGGCAGCGGGCTCACTCCGCCGACGTGGACAAAAACAGGCGGGTCAAGCCTGCCTCGTCGGAGAACCCGTGGATGACGGAGTACATGAGATGCTACTCCGCCAGAGCTTGAGGGGAGGGACAGTTGCTCAGACAAcctcttttaaaaagtgtaaatgaaagaaaggaaaaaacaaaacaaaaaccgtCAAAAGAAACTGGACACAGGTTTAAGAAACCAACTGATTATGCAAGATTTTTCGTAGGGAATTTCCAAAGGATTGTCTCTTTTGATGAATCCTGGTCACCTACCTCAGCAGTAGGGTGACAGTTGAAAGCCATAGACATTTGGTTATTTATGAGAATTCCCTAAATCTTTGATACTCTTATAAgggttttgttttaaagcatCTTAATCTTTTAAGATACTGACACCAAATGCCTTTAAATGGCTTACAGATTCTTAACTTCAGTATCTTCCCTCAGTTTAGGTGGAGCCTGTGTTGCTCCTGTTGTGAACGACTTCTGAGATTCCGTAGCTGGTAAGATCACGCCAGCTTGCGGCAGAAGactcattttccttctgtgtaGATTTCTTTGTGAAAGAATATCACGTTAAAAGTGAGTTTCAACGCTAGTACTGATTCCACGTATAGTGAAAGTAGAGCTTTGGTAGTTCCTAACAGTTCACtttcttttgcatttcagttCAGCACCACTTCACGTGGACCATGATATTTAAGAATTATTGGGCTGGGTGAGGgtcatcttttctctttaaacTGTCATCTAGGCACTTATTAATAGTTTAATAGTTCAAGTGCATTCCAGTACGCAAAGTACCAGTGCAGTGTGTTTAGAAGTAGTACTGGTTTCTTTTGAGTCAAAGACTGTCCCTTTTTATTGTGAGATTTTTTAAGAACGCATAATGGGTACCGTTCACTTGCTGCAGTCTGGCCTTCTGACACACACGCACTGTGGACTTTTGCCTCCTTTCTGATAGCTTGGCAGTGACATTTAGAATGTAACTGTCCTGCTCGTTGGGGATGGGGCCAGATTTTAAGATACCCATTAGAGATGTGGACCACCCCTACTTTCTCCCCTATAGAACTCCCCAGTAGCAAAGCCTTGATGATGTACATCGTTCAGACTTTTGGTTGAAATACCTTCCTCCGAGGTTCCTAGCCGGTAGGTCTTGTGTGGGACCTCACGCGAGCAGATGCTGGCGTGTGCGTGGGCAGAGATGTGTGTAAACGAAGTGCTCCTTCTCTCTAGTACATTTGCTTTCGTGGTAGAAAGTggttttgagaaacactgctttccATCCAGGAGAGACAGGAACCTGCAGGAAGGATGAATGGTGAACTCCTCCTAGGAGAGAAGGAAGTACTTGGCCAGCTTAGCACGTGCAGATGTGAATGAAAGTCTGGTGTTTGATGTGAGTTTGAGCATCTCCTTGACAGTTGTACTCTGGGTCTTTGAAGTATGATGGTCAGTTTTTAGAACACAAATGTTTATTCCATGTAGAATCTTCACACAGTATCATCTTACACAACTGTATTAAGTTTTGCAAACTCGTACTGAAGAATCatgagctttttttaaaaaaaaaaaaccttttaaaatatttgcattgtTTTTAGGTGAATACATCGTGAGCTCTCCCAGTCACTGCGATGTATATTTAGTACGAAGAAGGTGTGTGTTGTCCAAAGCAACCTCGCTAGTGATTCTGGTGAATCTTGCTGTTATTATAGTCCTCAAACACTGCAGGTACCTGAAGATGAAATTCCTGTGGCGTCGTGATGGTGGaaactgtttctttaaaatcacTTCCTGCATGTTCGGTTTTAACCAACGGCTCTGGCGTTCCATTCCCGTTGCAGCTGACAATCTTAGGAAGAGGCCGAGGGGAGTAGCTCGGGTCCACACTGATGGACTGTCTTAGAAACCCGACCCTTCGAGGCTCTGAGCAAGCCAGACTCTCTCCTTTAGAAAACAGACTCATATTCAATGTGCTTACTTATTACCGCAAACTCCAGATGCAGATCTGGAAGAACCTAGAGGGCAATGCTGGCcaatttttccccatttttaagtAGAGgacaaatgaacaaaatttttaaagtacttttaatGTGCATGAACAATGAATGAGTCAATATGAAGTACCTGTGAGTTCCCTTCCTATGTCCAAGTCATTAGTTGGTTAGggtttctttacttttctctctctttagggGTAAAGATTATCTTTTAAGCCTACAAAAtaggcctctcctgttgcagagcacaggctccggacgcgcaggctcagcggccatggctcacaggcccagccgctccgcggcatgtgggatcctcctggaccggggcacgaacccgtgtcccctgcatcggcaggcggactctcaaccactgtgccaccaggaaagccccccaaATTTTTTAAGTTGTAACAATTTGATGTCCtactttttccttctcattctagAAACTGATGTGAtcatgttcccatttctttggaCAACTTATAAGACGTCAAGTTAGTTTAAAATGACCTATCATGTTGCAAAGTTTGAAACTGAGAATccagtgatatttaaaatatagaataaaataattgctACATaagactctttttaaaattttggttttaagttcttaattaaaacaatttgtcATAAACATGTTCTCTGTGTTACTTTGATTAAAAGCAATAATAGTATATTGAGTAACACCTGAATACCTCTACTGGACCGAGGTGAGTGAGAACTAAACAGGAATCCATCCGTTTCCTTGCTTTTAAAACCTAAAAGATCGCTCTTATTTAGGAGGTGTCAAAATGCTTGTACTCCCCTACTGTCAGAAAATTTCcaagcacatatatacattttttcaagtTTACTGAAAGTAAAATAGGGCATAGTTTATCTGAATTAACTTGTAGTAAGCACACATTTGTGGTGCTTCTGATGAAATAGCTTTGTCACTGATTCATCAAATGTAAATTGCTAGTAACCTGAAAGGTGTGTATACTGGGTCACATAAACTCAACCATCTAAACTGCACAAAAGAAAGGTGGCTTTTGAGTTCTAAGGCTGTGCTGGGCGTAAACTTTATCAGCGGAAGGTTAGTACTTGATAAAGCGTTCAAACGTATTATTggcaaagagggagagaggccaAGCATATGTTAGAAGTAAAAACAACTTTCCTTGTTGACTGCTTCAGTAGAAAATAGTTTAGTGGATAGTTTTACATTTCACTGGACTAGATAAAAAATGGTGCTAATATTTACACAGTCTGATTCTGTAGTTGGTTTGGGATCAAACTGTCAATGCCTGACTCATAAGGTTCTTACTGTAGTTTTGTGATCagctaaataatatttaaaaagtgatccTAAAAGTGTGACCTTGTATTTGAAATGGATTTTGTACAATAGGATGAATAGGGAGCTCTTCAATGTAAGGTGTGTGCTTTGTACCAAATTCTGTGCAAGGAGTGACGTCTAGGTTTTGGGTCCAGATTTGCTCCCTTCCAGCCTGCTAGTGTGAGAGGGGGAAAAGCTGCTCGTCTGttacttatttccattttgaaagtCAGGACACCTGAGTGAAGACAGTAGAGGcctctttttggatttcttttataattagcaAAACTGTATTTAAGAACAGTCTCCC contains:
- the CCSAP gene encoding centriole, cilia and spindle-associated protein isoform X2, with amino-acid sequence MSPGSGVKSEYMKRYQEPRWDEYGPCYRALLHYRLGRRLLEQAHAPWLWDDWGPACASDDSASSASSGAGAPAPQCAPASPPPPVEPAAREEPEQRARAAPEEERGAEAAGDAEARDAEAAEDSALPALPVKDIKEKPERQIRTREPDKLPSSTEPQPPPSALPARGSRRAVKSPQRSSTKIKEPKHPFALYGWGEKQMDTGSQKTHNVCASAPVHEIHESALRAKSRRQVEKRRLAAQRQRAHSADVDKNRRVKPASSENPWMTEYMRCYSARA